From Nitratidesulfovibrio vulgaris str. Hildenborough, a single genomic window includes:
- a CDS encoding MucR family transcriptional regulator encodes MDEFLKEALEIVKAQASVRTMTEDEITAMVRKLATGLKAIAEGEMNLEEGCCETGGDPRKAIKEKTITCLECGKSFKILTKKHLASHGLDPDSYREKWGLKKNSPLVCKSLQRERRKKMKDMKLWEKRRKAK; translated from the coding sequence ATGGACGAATTCCTCAAAGAGGCACTGGAAATAGTCAAGGCGCAGGCCAGTGTGCGCACGATGACCGAGGATGAAATCACCGCCATGGTACGTAAGCTCGCCACAGGGCTGAAGGCCATTGCGGAAGGTGAGATGAACCTTGAAGAAGGCTGCTGCGAAACGGGGGGAGACCCTCGCAAGGCCATCAAGGAAAAGACCATCACCTGCCTCGAATGCGGCAAGTCGTTCAAGATTCTCACGAAGAAACACTTGGCGAGTCATGGTCTCGACCCGGACAGCTATCGTGAGAAGTGGGGGCTCAAGAAGAACTCTCCGCTGGTGTGCAAGTCGTTGCAGCGTGAGCGTCGTAAGAAGATGAAGGATATGAAGTTGTGGGAGAAGCGCCGTAAGGCCAAGTAG
- a CDS encoding phosphoglycerate kinase, translated as MAVIKMTDLDLKGKRVLLREDLNVPLKEGRITSDKRIRAALPSIRMAMEAGARVLIVSHLGRPVEGEFDEAFSLAPVAAHLSRELGRDVRLVKDYIDGVDVAEGDCVLCENVRFLKGEKKNTEELGRRLAALCDIFVMDAFGAAHRAQASTHAVARFAPVACAGPLLAAELDALERALDAPKHPLVGIIGGSKVSTKLTLLDNLSHRVDRLIVGGGIANNFIKAAGYEVGKSLYEPELVEEAARLMAAARAAGGEIPVPLDVVVGPELADGAPATVRKVSEVGPDEMILDIGPATATRYREILLAAGTIVWNGPVGAFEWEQFGAGTRALCEAVADSPAFSIAGGGDTVAAVEKYGVASRVGYISTGGGAFLEFLEGKELPAVAILQERAAQS; from the coding sequence ATGGCCGTTATCAAGATGACCGATCTCGACCTCAAGGGAAAACGGGTTCTTCTGCGTGAAGACCTCAACGTGCCCCTCAAGGAGGGGCGCATCACCAGCGACAAGCGCATACGCGCCGCTCTGCCGTCCATTCGCATGGCGATGGAGGCGGGGGCCCGTGTGCTTATCGTCTCGCATCTGGGTCGCCCCGTAGAGGGCGAGTTCGATGAGGCTTTTTCGCTCGCCCCTGTGGCCGCACATCTTTCGCGCGAACTCGGGCGTGATGTGCGTCTTGTGAAGGACTACATCGACGGTGTGGATGTCGCCGAGGGCGATTGCGTCCTGTGCGAGAACGTCCGCTTTCTCAAGGGTGAGAAGAAGAACACCGAGGAACTGGGCAGAAGGCTTGCCGCTCTGTGCGACATCTTCGTCATGGACGCGTTCGGTGCCGCACACCGGGCGCAGGCTTCTACCCACGCCGTGGCGCGCTTCGCCCCTGTTGCCTGCGCGGGGCCGCTGCTGGCTGCAGAACTTGACGCGCTGGAACGCGCCCTTGACGCCCCGAAGCACCCGCTTGTGGGCATCATCGGCGGTTCGAAGGTCTCGACCAAGCTGACGCTTCTCGACAACCTGTCACACCGTGTCGACCGCCTCATCGTGGGCGGCGGCATCGCCAATAATTTCATCAAGGCCGCCGGTTACGAAGTGGGCAAGTCCCTCTATGAGCCCGAACTCGTGGAAGAGGCCGCACGCCTCATGGCCGCAGCCAGGGCAGCTGGCGGTGAGATTCCCGTGCCGCTGGACGTGGTGGTCGGCCCCGAGTTGGCCGATGGTGCCCCTGCCACGGTGCGGAAGGTCTCCGAAGTCGGCCCTGACGAGATGATTCTCGACATCGGCCCCGCGACGGCGACACGTTACCGCGAGATTCTGCTCGCCGCCGGAACCATCGTCTGGAACGGCCCGGTGGGTGCTTTCGAGTGGGAACAGTTCGGGGCAGGAACCCGCGCCCTGTGCGAGGCTGTCGCCGACAGTCCTGCCTTTTCGATAGCCGGCGGTGGCGATACCGTCGCCGCCGTCGAGAAGTATGGCGTTGCCAGCCGTGTGGGATACATCTCCACGGGTGGTGGAGCCTTCCTCGAGTTCCTTGAAGGCAAGGAACTTCCGGCTGTCGCCATACTGCAGGAAAGGGCCGCGCAATCGTGA
- a CDS encoding nickel-dependent hydrogenase large subunit, producing the protein MTAKAFTGPITIDPITRIEGHLKIDVDVKDGKVANAWSSAQLFRGIEMIVQGRPPEDVHHYVQRVCGVCTTTHALTSIRAVENAIGLKPPPAAELVRLLILSTLDVHDHLVHFYHLHSLDFFDMADALKADAVAAAKLASEVSGRETQPGDFFIVQGRLKKFVEGGQLGWLNHAYSLGGHPAYRLSPEENLILATNYLEALKVQMKIARAMAIFSGKNPHAQTMQVGGVTCYESLRPERIAEFRALYEDTRAFINHNYVGDLTILGKRYPEVATYGRTTNFMDFSDFFDPETGKAPFFRGGVMWARDFKKVEEVNPEQIVEHVAHSWYVKGAPKPPYDGVTAPDYTGYDQNDRYSWAKAPRYRGEPVETGPLARRMLAYARGEQETVRRMDAWLAACGLNKENMFSTMGRTAARMVECVVLMNRIEGWLNDLEARIKAGPVEIFKPWKMPDKAKGVGFCAVTRGGLSHWIRIEGGKTANYQMVVPSTWNLGPRCEAGKPSPVEESLMGNPVLDAERPVEVLRTVHSFDPCLACAVHLIHAGDRQVIRVL; encoded by the coding sequence GGCATCGAGATGATCGTTCAGGGACGTCCGCCGGAAGACGTGCACCACTATGTGCAGCGTGTCTGCGGCGTATGCACCACGACACATGCGCTGACCAGCATCCGCGCCGTCGAGAACGCCATCGGCCTCAAGCCTCCGCCAGCGGCAGAACTCGTGCGGCTGCTCATCCTGTCGACCCTCGACGTGCACGACCACCTCGTGCACTTCTACCACCTGCACTCGCTCGACTTCTTCGACATGGCAGATGCCCTGAAAGCGGATGCCGTGGCTGCGGCGAAGCTCGCGAGCGAGGTCTCGGGACGGGAGACACAGCCCGGCGACTTCTTCATCGTGCAGGGGCGGCTCAAGAAGTTCGTAGAGGGTGGGCAACTGGGGTGGCTCAATCACGCCTATTCCCTCGGTGGGCATCCGGCGTATCGCCTCTCGCCGGAAGAGAACCTCATCCTTGCCACCAACTATCTCGAAGCGCTCAAGGTACAGATGAAGATAGCACGGGCCATGGCCATCTTCAGCGGCAAGAACCCCCACGCCCAGACCATGCAGGTAGGGGGTGTCACCTGCTACGAAAGTCTCCGGCCTGAACGTATCGCGGAATTCAGGGCCCTCTATGAGGACACGCGCGCCTTCATCAATCACAACTACGTGGGCGACCTCACCATACTCGGCAAACGCTATCCCGAAGTGGCGACGTACGGGCGCACTACGAACTTCATGGACTTCTCCGACTTCTTCGACCCTGAGACGGGCAAGGCACCCTTCTTCAGAGGCGGGGTGATGTGGGCGCGCGACTTCAAGAAGGTCGAGGAGGTGAACCCGGAACAGATAGTGGAGCATGTGGCCCACAGCTGGTATGTCAAAGGAGCCCCCAAGCCCCCGTATGACGGCGTCACAGCCCCGGACTACACGGGCTACGACCAGAACGACCGGTACTCGTGGGCCAAGGCCCCGCGTTACAGGGGCGAACCTGTTGAAACAGGCCCTCTTGCACGACGGATGCTCGCCTACGCACGGGGCGAACAGGAGACCGTCCGCCGCATGGATGCATGGCTCGCAGCCTGCGGGCTGAACAAGGAGAACATGTTCTCCACCATGGGGCGCACTGCCGCCCGGATGGTGGAATGCGTGGTGCTCATGAACCGTATCGAAGGTTGGCTCAACGACCTTGAAGCACGCATCAAGGCTGGTCCGGTCGAGATATTCAAGCCATGGAAGATGCCCGACAAGGCCAAGGGCGTGGGCTTCTGTGCCGTGACGCGAGGCGGCCTCTCACACTGGATACGCATCGAAGGCGGAAAGACGGCGAACTACCAGATGGTGGTGCCAAGCACATGGAACCTCGGCCCCCGGTGCGAGGCTGGCAAGCCCTCTCCCGTCGAGGAGTCGCTCATGGGCAACCCTGTACTGGATGCCGAACGCCCGGTGGAGGTCTTGCGGACCGTCCACTCGTTCGACCCCTGCCTTGCCTGTGCCGTCCACCTCATTCATGCGGGCGACAGACAGGTCATACGCGTCCTCTAG
- the rpe gene encoding ribulose-phosphate 3-epimerase, with protein sequence MILSPSLLSSDFGRLTEELAALEAAGVKWVHWDVMDGRFVPNITYGQPVISHLRKKSGLFFDVHLMVHEPERYLADFAKAGADMLVVHAEATNHLQRTLAEIRRLGCKAGVALNPHTPLSVLDYVLEDVDMVLIMSVNPGFGGQKFLPATYRKIRDLRAMLDARGLSAHIQVDGGVDPSNTAALVESGADVLVSGSAFFGFPPYDQRLRAFEDAAAAARPAN encoded by the coding sequence CACGGAAGAACTCGCCGCGCTTGAAGCGGCGGGCGTCAAGTGGGTCCACTGGGATGTGATGGACGGTCGCTTCGTGCCCAACATCACCTACGGACAGCCTGTCATCAGCCACCTGCGCAAGAAGAGCGGCCTCTTCTTCGATGTGCACCTCATGGTCCATGAACCGGAACGCTATCTTGCCGACTTCGCCAAGGCGGGGGCGGATATGCTGGTGGTACATGCCGAGGCGACCAACCACCTGCAACGCACACTGGCGGAGATTCGCCGCCTCGGGTGCAAGGCGGGGGTGGCGCTCAACCCGCACACGCCGCTTTCGGTGCTCGACTACGTGCTCGAAGATGTGGATATGGTGCTCATCATGAGCGTCAACCCCGGCTTCGGGGGGCAGAAGTTCCTGCCCGCCACGTACCGCAAGATACGCGACCTGCGCGCCATGCTCGATGCCCGTGGCCTTTCCGCGCATATACAGGTCGATGGCGGTGTCGACCCTTCCAACACGGCAGCCCTCGTCGAGAGCGGGGCCGATGTGCTGGTGTCCGGGTCGGCGTTCTTCGGTTTTCCGCCGTATGACCAGCGCCTGCGCGCTTTCGAGGACGCAGCGGCTGCCGCACGCCCCGCGAACTGA
- the tkt gene encoding transketolase — protein sequence MPSRKDFANAIRVLSMDAVEKAKSGHPGAPMGMANIAEALWRGPLRHNPANPHWPDRDRFVLSNGHGSMLIYALLHLTGYAVSMDDIRDFRQMGSRTPGHPEYGITPGVETTTGPLGQGIATAVGMAMAERMLATGFNRDGFPVVDHHTYVFLGDGCMMEGISHEACSLAGTLGLGKLIAFYDDNGISIDGEVKGWFADDTPARFEAYGWHVVRDVDGHDAAALDAALAAARAQTGKPSLICCKTCIGSGAPNKCGSHDCHGSPLGEAEIAAAREAMNWPHPPFEIPADIYAAWDCRDKGAKDEAAWREMFEGYRKAYPDLAAAFERRMSGELPANWEAEVEACIAATDSAAEKLATRVASRNALNGIAPLLPELVGGSADLTGSVGTWHKGSVRLTPDNWDANYISYGVREFAMGAIMNGLTLHGGFIPYAGTFLIFSDYAKNAIRLSALMGIRVVWVLTHDSIGVGEDGPTHQPVEQLGGLRLIPNVSVWRPCDTVETVAAWKSAIECATGPTCISLTRQGVPHIARTAEQRAAIGRGGYILRDCAGKPEAIIMATGSEVQLAVEAAAELEKRGRRVRVVSMPSSSVFDRQDAAYRESVLPSDVRVRVAVEAAASDAWWKYVGLDGKVVGMTGFGESAPGGVLFKHFGFTVDNVVDTVTSLL from the coding sequence ATGCCGTCTCGCAAGGATTTTGCCAATGCCATTCGCGTCCTGAGCATGGATGCGGTCGAAAAGGCCAAGTCGGGGCACCCCGGTGCACCCATGGGTATGGCCAACATCGCCGAAGCCCTCTGGAGAGGGCCGCTGCGCCACAACCCCGCCAACCCGCACTGGCCCGACCGTGACCGTTTCGTGCTCTCCAACGGGCACGGTTCCATGCTCATCTACGCGCTGCTGCATCTCACCGGCTATGCCGTGAGCATGGACGACATCCGTGATTTTCGCCAGATGGGCTCGCGTACGCCGGGACACCCCGAGTACGGCATCACCCCCGGGGTCGAGACCACCACCGGCCCCCTCGGGCAGGGCATCGCCACCGCCGTGGGTATGGCCATGGCCGAGCGTATGCTCGCCACCGGGTTCAACCGTGACGGCTTCCCCGTGGTCGACCACCACACCTATGTGTTCCTTGGTGACGGCTGCATGATGGAAGGCATCTCGCACGAGGCATGCTCCCTTGCGGGCACGCTGGGCCTCGGCAAGCTCATCGCCTTCTACGATGACAACGGCATCTCCATCGATGGCGAGGTCAAGGGCTGGTTCGCCGACGACACCCCCGCCCGCTTCGAAGCCTACGGCTGGCATGTGGTACGCGATGTTGATGGCCACGATGCTGCGGCCCTCGATGCCGCCCTCGCCGCCGCGCGTGCGCAGACCGGCAAGCCCAGCCTCATCTGCTGCAAGACCTGCATCGGCAGTGGTGCCCCCAACAAGTGCGGCAGCCACGACTGCCACGGTTCGCCTCTGGGCGAGGCCGAGATTGCCGCCGCCCGCGAGGCCATGAACTGGCCGCACCCGCCGTTCGAGATTCCCGCCGACATCTATGCCGCGTGGGATTGCCGCGACAAGGGTGCCAAGGACGAAGCCGCATGGCGTGAGATGTTCGAGGGCTACCGCAAGGCGTACCCCGACCTTGCCGCCGCATTCGAACGCCGCATGTCCGGTGAACTTCCCGCCAACTGGGAAGCCGAGGTCGAAGCCTGCATCGCCGCCACCGACAGCGCCGCAGAGAAGCTGGCGACGCGTGTGGCTTCGCGCAACGCCCTCAACGGCATCGCGCCGCTGCTGCCTGAACTCGTGGGCGGTTCCGCCGACCTCACCGGTTCGGTGGGCACATGGCACAAGGGGTCGGTTCGCCTCACCCCCGACAACTGGGACGCCAACTACATCTCCTACGGGGTGCGCGAGTTCGCCATGGGGGCCATCATGAACGGCCTCACCCTGCATGGCGGCTTCATCCCCTACGCCGGCACCTTCCTCATCTTCTCCGACTACGCCAAGAACGCCATCCGCCTTTCGGCCCTGATGGGCATCCGCGTGGTGTGGGTGCTGACCCACGACTCCATCGGCGTGGGCGAGGACGGCCCCACCCACCAGCCTGTCGAACAGCTGGGCGGGCTGCGGCTCATTCCCAACGTCTCGGTATGGCGTCCGTGCGACACGGTCGAGACCGTGGCCGCTTGGAAGAGTGCCATCGAATGCGCCACCGGCCCCACATGCATCTCCCTCACCCGTCAGGGTGTGCCGCACATCGCCCGCACAGCCGAACAGCGTGCGGCCATCGGGCGCGGCGGCTACATCCTGCGCGACTGCGCGGGCAAGCCCGAAGCCATCATCATGGCTACGGGGTCTGAAGTGCAACTGGCTGTCGAGGCCGCTGCCGAACTTGAGAAGCGTGGTCGCCGCGTGCGCGTCGTTTCCATGCCTTCGTCTTCCGTCTTCGACCGGCAGGATGCCGCCTACCGTGAGAGCGTCCTGCCCTCCGACGTGCGCGTGCGCGTGGCCGTGGAGGCCGCCGCGTCCGACGCATGGTGGAAGTATGTGGGTCTCGACGGCAAGGTGGTCGGCATGACCGGTTTCGGCGAGTCCGCACCCGGCGGTGTCCTGTTCAAGCATTTCGGCTTCACCGTGGACAACGTGGTGGATACCGTCACGTCGCTTCTCTAG